A section of the Humulus lupulus chromosome 2, drHumLupu1.1, whole genome shotgun sequence genome encodes:
- the LOC133815373 gene encoding uncharacterized protein LOC133815373, with the protein MDDVHSGQPVFEVFNIVPAGKLPQQDNGHDCGIFVMRFMEYIASGQSPPSTYIVDHNERFRFAIDIVLSESNGLFWDVMHDATAYYGVCSSKGGESSTLKEGKCFPPRRDASPPTLSTKKSRQQHWSKCEMRKKRKSMN; encoded by the exons ATGGATGATGTTCATTCTGGCCAACCTGTTTTTGAAGTTTTCAATATAGTGCCTGCCGGAAAACTCCCGCAACAGGACAATGGACatgattgtggtatttttgtcatGAGGTTTATGGAGTACATTGCATCCGGACAATCTCCTCCCTCGACCTAT ATAGTCGACCATAATGAGAGATTCCGATTTGCAATTGATATTGTCTTATCGGAATCCAATGGCCTATTTTGGGATGTGATGCATGATGCAACCGCTTATTATGGAGTTTGTTCAAGCAAAGGTGGTGAATCATCAACCTTAAAAGAAGGTAAGTGTTTTCCCCCAAGACGTGATGCTTCGCCTCCAACGCTTTCAACAAAAAAGTCTAGACAGCAACATTGGTCGAAGTGCGAAATGAGAAAAAAGAGGAAGTCAATGAACTAA